One region of Moraxella sp. ZY210820 genomic DNA includes:
- a CDS encoding NF038104 family lipoprotein, with protein MKITSVLMVLGLVFSLQACVSVVTAPVKVAYGVTKGVVKGTVAVADAMYETEDEKLEKEYKEKRKKELAEEKEAKKRAKEAEKEIKKAKKETKKLEQASDD; from the coding sequence ATGAAAATTACTTCTGTTTTAATGGTTCTAGGGCTGGTTTTTAGCTTACAAGCCTGTGTAAGTGTGGTAACAGCTCCTGTAAAAGTTGCTTATGGTGTAACCAAAGGTGTGGTAAAAGGTACGGTTGCGGTGGCAGATGCCATGTATGAAACTGAAGATGAAAAGTTAGAAAAAGAGTATAAAGAAAAACGTAAAAAAGAATTGGCTGAAGAAAAGGAAGCTAAAAAACGTGCAAAAGAAGCAGAAAAAGAGATAAAAAAGGCAAAGAAAGAAACTAAGAAATTGGAACAAGCATCAGATGATTAA
- a CDS encoding PIN domain-containing protein: MFIDTNILLRYILKDNLELAEQASCIISENKTICLNAVVYEAIHVMKNVYHIERTHIADELYGLFEDDIIGSENKKVILKTLTIFKETSLDFIDCLLIAEYMIHGTAVASFDKKLKNYIKRLSIC, from the coding sequence GTGTTCATTGATACAAATATTTTATTACGCTATATTCTAAAAGATAATTTAGAACTTGCGGAGCAGGCAAGTTGTATTATTTCTGAAAATAAGACGATTTGCCTAAATGCTGTAGTCTATGAAGCAATTCATGTGATGAAAAATGTGTATCATATTGAACGAACACACATTGCTGATGAGTTATATGGGTTATTTGAAGATGATATTATAGGTAGTGAAAACAAAAAAGTCATTTTAAAAACATTGACAATATTTAAAGAAACATCTTTAGATTTTATTGATTGTTTGTTGATAGCTGAATATATGATTCATGGTACAGCAGTTGCATCATTTGATAAAAAATTAAAGAATTATATTAAGCGATTAAGTATTTGTTAA
- a CDS encoding MliC family protein produces the protein MKSLLIAGTIASLALVGCTTSKSVTQPNNQATQHTTQKPVTSSVTQKFECQNGLTVHVTNLNDDKIQLNTQTYSATLTQVPSASGERYTATQGLYGYGGEWHQKGNQAHFSYKGVHGANGETTCNAVN, from the coding sequence ATGAAATCACTTTTAATTGCGGGTACAATTGCAAGTCTTGCTTTGGTTGGTTGTACAACATCAAAGTCTGTAACTCAACCTAATAATCAAGCAACTCAGCACACTACACAAAAACCAGTAACATCAAGTGTTACACAAAAATTTGAATGCCAAAATGGCTTAACTGTACATGTTACAAATTTAAATGATGACAAAATTCAGTTAAATACTCAAACTTATAGTGCAACATTAACCCAAGTACCATCAGCTTCAGGTGAACGTTATACAGCAACACAAGGGTTATATGGTTATGGTGGTGAATGGCATCAAAAAGGTAATCAAGCACATTTCTCATATAAAGGTGTGCATGGTGCAAATGGCGAAACAACCTGTAATGCTGTAAACTAA
- a CDS encoding DNA repair protein RecO, with protein sequence MRNELLHAYVIHYRKYRERSYIVHTFSEEHGRVDGILRQNPPPQYQPIQLLATGKHELKNFSHVENFHQPIFLTGDAFFLGFYLNEIVLKLAPVEQEMLLSFRQYQQAVQALQYLAHFDDVVQQTLQILRQFEHYLLQDLGYLPDFSCDAQQQQIVANLYYDYHLNQGFSLSTKGQYLGQDIILMQQECEIFSSVQLKFLTKLYRQILNALLGDKPLKSRQLWMQHKK encoded by the coding sequence ATGCGTAATGAGTTACTTCACGCTTATGTGATTCATTATCGAAAGTATCGTGAGCGAAGTTATATTGTACATACTTTTAGTGAAGAACATGGGCGAGTTGATGGTATTTTACGGCAAAATCCACCGCCACAGTATCAACCTATACAGCTTTTAGCAACAGGTAAACATGAATTAAAAAATTTTAGTCATGTTGAAAACTTTCATCAGCCAATTTTTTTGACTGGTGATGCATTTTTTTTAGGTTTTTATCTAAATGAAATTGTGCTAAAACTTGCACCCGTTGAACAGGAAATGCTATTAAGTTTTAGGCAATATCAACAAGCGGTGCAAGCCTTACAATATTTAGCTCATTTTGATGATGTTGTACAGCAAACTTTACAAATTTTACGTCAATTTGAACATTACTTATTGCAAGATTTAGGTTATTTGCCTGATTTTAGTTGTGATGCACAGCAACAGCAAATAGTAGCAAATTTATATTATGATTATCATTTAAATCAAGGTTTTAGTCTTTCTACTAAAGGGCAATATTTAGGGCAGGATATTATATTAATGCAACAGGAATGTGAGATATTTTCATCGGTCCAGCTTAAATTTTTAACAAAACTTTATCGGCAGATTTTAAATGCATTATTGGGCGATAAACCGTTAAAAAGTCGTCAGTTATGGATGCAACATAAAAAATAA
- a CDS encoding DUF817 family protein, producing MKILLACGEFLLKGISTALFGILLLLAFAITAPMGSELYYGFYRYDYLLFYALIIQGLLLYFKLETWAEAKVIALFHLLGLIMELFLTHPAIASWHYPQPSIFKIETVPLFAGFMYSAVGSFFARSLRVYQVEFERLPSFAIMLILAVVSYLNFMTKYFFGDIRYILFVVSTLLFWRTMALFRLKHYQFKVPMLLLLWFLAFMIWIAENMSTFYKIWLYPSQIEAWKMVSWQKMGSWYLLLLLSLVFVLKVLGHQQNGVWRLK from the coding sequence ATGAAAATTTTACTTGCTTGTGGAGAGTTTTTATTAAAAGGCATTTCAACCGCATTATTTGGAATTTTATTATTATTAGCATTTGCAATTACAGCTCCGATGGGAAGTGAATTATATTATGGATTTTATCGGTATGATTATTTATTATTTTATGCGTTGATTATTCAAGGATTATTACTGTATTTTAAGTTGGAAACATGGGCGGAGGCAAAAGTCATTGCCTTATTTCATTTACTGGGTTTAATTATGGAGTTATTTTTAACGCACCCAGCAATCGCATCTTGGCATTATCCGCAACCATCGATTTTTAAAATTGAAACTGTACCTTTATTTGCAGGATTTATGTATTCTGCAGTAGGTAGTTTTTTTGCTCGTAGTTTAAGAGTATATCAAGTGGAATTTGAGCGTTTACCAAGTTTTGCTATTATGTTGATATTAGCAGTAGTTTCTTATTTAAACTTTATGACAAAATATTTTTTTGGGGATATACGTTATATTTTATTTGTAGTTTCAACGCTTTTATTTTGGCGAACAATGGCTTTATTCCGTTTAAAACATTATCAGTTTAAAGTACCGATGTTATTATTACTTTGGTTTTTAGCATTTATGATTTGGATTGCGGAAAATATGAGTACATTTTATAAAATTTGGTTGTATCCAAGTCAAATTGAAGCGTGGAAAATGGTAAGCTGGCAAAAAATGGGGTCGTGGTATTTATTATTATTGTTAAGTTTGGTGTTTGTGTTAAAAGTGTTGGGGCATCAGCAAAATGGTGTGTGGCGGTTGAAATAA
- a CDS encoding DUF2892 domain-containing protein → MKRNLGQIDKIVRIILGLVILALVFTQVIGWWGLIGLIPLVTGVINFCPLYHLLGINTCKVKLKDSE, encoded by the coding sequence ATGAAACGAAATCTTGGTCAAATTGATAAAATTGTTCGTATTATCTTAGGATTAGTGATACTCGCTTTGGTATTTACTCAAGTCATTGGTTGGTGGGGATTAATTGGTTTAATTCCATTGGTAACAGGTGTCATTAATTTTTGCCCGCTCTATCATTTGCTAGGTATTAACACTTGTAAGGTAAAATTAAAAGACTCTGAATAA
- a CDS encoding tRNA-(ms[2]io[6]A)-hydroxylase: MLPIYEFLGCRTPQAWLDKVNESPENLNMLILDHANCEKKAAGTGMNLIFRYSFFTDLQAKLAQLVREEMLHYEQVLALMEKRNIELKPLSAGRYAGELRKEIRTYEPEALIDVLIIGAFVEARSCERFAALSHIVDEELGRYYRYLLKSEARHYEDYISLATDVARSNQLKDPEETIQSRIAHFREVEKNLILSPDKLFRFHSGVPV; encoded by the coding sequence ATGTTACCGATTTATGAATTTTTAGGTTGTCGTACACCACAGGCTTGGTTAGATAAAGTGAATGAAAGCCCAGAAAATTTGAATATGTTAATTTTAGACCACGCCAATTGTGAAAAAAAAGCGGCGGGTACAGGCATGAATTTGATTTTCCGTTATAGCTTTTTTACCGATTTACAAGCAAAATTGGCTCAGCTTGTGCGTGAAGAAATGTTGCATTATGAACAAGTTTTAGCTTTAATGGAAAAACGTAATATTGAGCTAAAACCGCTCAGTGCAGGGCGATATGCAGGTGAATTACGCAAAGAAATTCGTACTTATGAACCTGAAGCATTAATTGATGTATTAATTATTGGAGCATTCGTGGAGGCTCGTTCGTGTGAGCGTTTTGCGGCATTGTCTCATATTGTTGATGAAGAATTAGGGCGTTATTATCGTTATTTACTCAAATCTGAAGCACGTCATTATGAAGATTATATCTCTTTAGCAACTGATGTCGCTCGTTCAAATCAACTAAAAGACCCAGAAGAAACTATTCAAAGTCGTATTGCCCATTTTAGAGAAGTGGAAAAAAATCTGATTTTAAGTCCAGATAAATTATTCCGTTTTCATAGTGGTGTACCTGTATAA
- the hemE gene encoding uroporphyrinogen decarboxylase, with protein MTTLKNDRFLRALLREPVDTTPVWMMRQAGRYLPEYRETRATAVDFLSLCKNTEFACEVTLQPLRRYDLDAAILFSDILTVPDAMGLGLYFETGEGPRFQKTVRSEQDVANLPKIQPNQDLDYVMNAVKAIRSALGGQVPLIGFSGSPWTLATYMIEGGSSKEFRYSKQMMYREPEVLHALLTHLADAVTDYLNAQIDAGAQAVQIFDSWGGALAHREYQAFSLAYMQKIVAGLQREKDGRRVPVIVFSKGGGQWLENMLTTGADAFGLDWTTPLYTARNIVNGRASLQGNLDPAVLYGSKEMIEQSVKLMIDDAYQNGEKTGYVANLGHGITQWVEPSQPKILVDTVHEYSLKYLG; from the coding sequence ATGACAACTTTAAAAAATGACCGTTTTTTGCGTGCTTTATTGCGTGAGCCTGTGGATACCACACCTGTATGGATGATGCGACAAGCAGGGCGTTACTTGCCAGAATATCGTGAGACTCGTGCGACAGCAGTCGATTTTTTATCCTTATGTAAAAATACAGAATTTGCCTGTGAAGTTACCTTACAGCCATTACGCCGTTATGATTTAGATGCAGCGATTTTATTTTCTGATATTTTAACTGTGCCTGATGCGATGGGCTTGGGGCTGTATTTTGAGACAGGAGAAGGTCCTCGTTTTCAAAAAACGGTGCGTAGTGAGCAAGATGTTGCCAATTTACCAAAAATTCAGCCGAATCAAGACCTTGATTATGTGATGAATGCGGTAAAAGCGATTCGTTCAGCATTGGGTGGACAAGTGCCATTGATTGGTTTTTCGGGCAGTCCGTGGACATTGGCAACATATATGATTGAAGGTGGTTCAAGTAAAGAATTTCGCTACAGTAAGCAAATGATGTATCGTGAACCAGAGGTTTTACACGCACTATTGACTCATTTAGCGGATGCTGTGACTGATTATCTCAATGCCCAAATTGATGCAGGGGCTCAAGCGGTGCAAATTTTTGATAGTTGGGGCGGAGCGTTGGCTCATCGAGAATATCAAGCATTTTCATTGGCTTATATGCAAAAAATAGTGGCAGGTTTACAGCGTGAAAAAGATGGTCGCCGTGTGCCTGTGATTGTATTTAGTAAAGGTGGTGGGCAGTGGTTAGAAAATATGCTGACTACAGGTGCAGATGCTTTTGGTTTGGACTGGACAACGCCACTTTATACAGCACGTAATATCGTGAATGGGCGAGCGTCATTACAAGGCAATTTAGACCCTGCGGTGTTGTATGGTTCAAAAGAAATGATTGAACAATCCGTCAAATTGATGATTGATGATGCCTATCAAAATGGTGAAAAAACAGGCTATGTAGCAAATTTAGGGCATGGTATTACGCAATGGGTTGAGCCAAGTCAGCCAAAAATTTTAGTCGATACTGTGCATGAATATAGTTTAAAATATTTGGGTTAA
- a CDS encoding MBL fold metallo-hydrolase: MMPNSNLQQHYHAETQRFFNTPPTQPIQGSLIKTFWQMIINKQQFMPPKALPQQRPNWQDFLAPSAKIKLIWFGHSSFMLRIADKTLLIDPVFAQTVSPFGLMMYRFQPPAITLDELPHIDYILYTHNHYDHLDKAVVKHFIQHQTSFIVPLGLDKILQQWGISSQRIQCLDWWQNINISSFKITATPARHNTARGLFDKDKTLWCGYVFETQHEKIYYSGDSSYGDGRHFKQIGQHWQGFDLALIENGQYHNYWYDNHLFPQQTIQAVQDVQAQCFMPVHWGAYALSTHIWNEPVQQSITLAQQFNIATLTPMLGQVVDLDSITSHWWENI, from the coding sequence ATGATGCCAAATTCAAATTTACAGCAACATTATCATGCAGAAACTCAGCGTTTTTTTAACACGCCTCCAACACAACCCATACAAGGCAGTTTAATTAAAACTTTTTGGCAAATGATTATTAATAAACAACAATTTATGCCACCTAAAGCATTGCCACAACAACGCCCCAACTGGCAAGATTTTTTAGCCCCTAGTGCCAAAATTAAACTGATTTGGTTCGGGCATTCTAGTTTTATGTTGCGTATTGCTGATAAAACTTTGTTGATTGACCCTGTATTTGCTCAAACTGTTTCACCTTTTGGTTTGATGATGTATCGCTTTCAACCACCTGCGATTACACTTGATGAATTACCTCATATTGATTATATTTTATACACACATAACCATTATGACCATTTAGATAAAGCCGTAGTTAAACATTTTATTCAACATCAAACTTCATTTATTGTCCCTTTAGGTTTAGATAAAATCTTACAACAATGGGGAATTTCATCACAACGTATTCAATGCCTAGATTGGTGGCAAAATATTAATATTTCATCATTTAAAATTACAGCCACACCTGCACGACACAATACTGCTCGTGGGCTATTTGATAAAGATAAAACGCTATGGTGTGGTTATGTCTTTGAAACCCAACATGAAAAAATCTATTATTCAGGCGACAGTTCCTATGGCGATGGACGGCATTTTAAACAAATTGGGCAACATTGGCAGGGTTTTGATTTAGCCTTAATCGAAAATGGACAATATCATAATTATTGGTATGATAATCATCTATTTCCACAGCAAACCATTCAAGCAGTGCAAGATGTTCAAGCACAATGTTTTATGCCTGTGCATTGGGGTGCTTATGCTCTCAGCACTCATATATGGAATGAACCTGTACAACAATCCATCACACTCGCTCAACAATTCAATATTGCTACCCTTACTCCAATGTTGGGACAAGTTGTTGATTTAGATAGCATTACATCACACTGGTGGGAAAATATCTAA
- the pdxJ gene encoding pyridoxine 5'-phosphate synthase has translation MMAILGVNIDHVATLRKARGTTYPDPVEAALICEQAGAEGITLHLREDRRHIVDEDVFRMRPLLKTRMNLEMAVTDEMLAIAEKVRPQHVCLVPERREEITTEGGLDVVGHFEQVKKATQFLTEISCQVSLFIDADYAQIDAAIACGAPVIEIHTGAYANATGEQQQHELQRIIDGAKYAYDKGLIVNAGHGLHLDNVQAIARIDQIHELNIGHSIIADAVFVGLENAVKRMKAKIDEV, from the coding sequence ATTATGGCGATTTTAGGTGTAAATATTGACCATGTTGCAACTTTACGTAAGGCTCGTGGTACGACTTATCCTGACCCTGTAGAAGCAGCATTGATTTGTGAACAAGCAGGAGCTGAAGGCATTACTTTACATTTGCGTGAAGACAGACGGCATATTGTTGATGAAGATGTATTCCGTATGCGTCCATTACTTAAAACACGTATGAATTTAGAAATGGCGGTTACCGATGAAATGTTGGCGATTGCTGAAAAAGTACGTCCACAACACGTTTGTTTAGTGCCTGAACGCCGTGAAGAAATAACGACCGAAGGTGGTTTAGATGTGGTTGGTCATTTTGAACAAGTGAAAAAAGCTACACAATTTTTAACTGAAATTAGCTGTCAAGTGTCGTTATTTATTGATGCAGATTACGCCCAAATTGATGCTGCGATTGCTTGCGGTGCACCTGTGATTGAAATTCATACGGGAGCATATGCTAATGCAACAGGTGAACAGCAACAGCATGAATTACAACGTATTATTGACGGTGCAAAATATGCTTATGATAAAGGTCTGATTGTTAATGCTGGGCATGGGTTACATTTAGACAATGTACAGGCAATTGCCCGTATTGATCAAATTCACGAATTAAATATAGGACATTCAATTATTGCTGATGCGGTTTTTGTCGGACTAGAAAATGCAGTAAAACGAATGAAAGCTAAAATTGATGAAGTGTAA
- the uvrB gene encoding excinuclease ABC subunit UvrB, whose translation MSEAIPFQLVTEYQPAGDQPQAIEKLVQGIQNNYKNQLLLGVTGSGKTYTMANVIAQLQRPTIIMAHNKTLAAQLYGEFKQFFPHNAVEYFVSYYDYYQPEAYVPSSDTFIEKDAAINDHIDQMRLSATRSLLERRDAIIIASVSAIYGLGDPNAYMQMLLHLVQGDRIHRDGIIKRLVELQYQRNDVEFSRGCYRLRGEIIDIFPAESDNEALRVELFDDEIDSIRWFDPLTGKMLRKVPRATIYPKSHYVTPKDHLQRAIDNIKIELKERLEFFRANDKLLEAQRIEQRTQYDIEMMQQLGYCNGIENYSRHLSGRNVGEAPPTLFDYLPPDALLLIDESHVTVPQIGAMYKGDRSRKENLVNYGFRLPSALDNRPMKFEEWERIIPTTIFVSATPAQYELELSEQIVEQVVRPTGLIDPEIEIRPVLTQVDDILSEIHLRKQQNERVLITTLTKRMAEDLTSYLKEYHIKVAYLHSDIDTVERVKIIHELRTGVHDVLVGINLLREGLDMPEVSLVAIFDADKEGFLRSERSLIQTIGRAARHVKGKAILYADTITNSMQKAIDETERRRKKQIEFNELHGITPRSAMRQAIQELDTGEDLAEKEHLQQAQTAYLDELSSKKVKSTPELSADEQHLLSNPKLLAKHINKLEKEMFKASKNLEFEKAGRLRDEMLALKEKLLMSG comes from the coding sequence ATGTCTGAAGCGATTCCATTTCAACTTGTTACCGAGTATCAACCTGCAGGCGATCAGCCACAAGCCATTGAAAAATTGGTACAAGGTATTCAAAATAACTATAAAAATCAATTATTACTAGGCGTTACAGGTTCTGGTAAAACCTACACAATGGCAAATGTAATTGCCCAATTACAACGTCCAACCATTATCATGGCACACAATAAAACGCTTGCAGCACAATTGTATGGCGAGTTTAAACAATTTTTTCCGCATAATGCTGTTGAATATTTCGTCAGCTACTATGATTATTATCAACCTGAAGCCTATGTGCCATCATCAGATACCTTTATTGAAAAAGATGCCGCTATTAACGACCATATCGACCAAATGCGACTTTCCGCTACACGTTCGTTATTAGAACGGAGAGATGCGATTATTATTGCATCAGTCTCTGCGATTTATGGTTTAGGCGACCCAAATGCCTATATGCAAATGTTGCTCCATCTCGTGCAAGGCGACCGTATTCATCGAGATGGTATCATTAAACGCTTGGTGGAATTGCAATATCAACGCAATGATGTTGAGTTTAGTCGTGGCTGTTATCGTTTGCGTGGTGAAATTATTGATATTTTCCCTGCTGAATCAGACAATGAAGCTCTACGTGTTGAATTATTTGATGATGAAATTGATAGTATTCGTTGGTTTGACCCATTAACAGGAAAGATGTTACGCAAAGTACCCCGAGCAACCATTTATCCAAAAAGCCACTATGTTACACCAAAAGACCATTTGCAACGTGCGATTGACAATATCAAAATCGAACTCAAAGAACGCTTAGAATTTTTCCGAGCCAATGATAAATTACTCGAAGCACAACGCATCGAACAACGCACACAATATGATATTGAAATGATGCAACAGCTCGGTTATTGTAATGGCATTGAAAATTATTCACGGCATTTATCAGGACGAAATGTCGGCGAAGCACCGCCCACATTATTTGATTATTTACCACCAGATGCCCTATTATTGATTGATGAAAGCCACGTTACTGTACCGCAAATTGGTGCAATGTATAAAGGCGACCGTAGCCGTAAAGAAAATTTGGTCAATTATGGTTTTCGCTTACCAAGTGCCTTAGATAATCGCCCAATGAAATTTGAAGAATGGGAGCGTATCATTCCAACAACCATTTTTGTGAGTGCAACCCCTGCCCAATATGAATTGGAATTAAGTGAGCAAATTGTAGAACAAGTCGTTCGTCCTACAGGATTGATAGACCCAGAAATTGAAATTCGTCCAGTTTTGACCCAAGTTGATGATATTTTATCTGAAATTCACTTGCGTAAACAGCAAAATGAACGTGTACTAATTACAACACTGACCAAAAGAATGGCTGAAGATTTAACCAGTTATCTGAAAGAATACCATATTAAAGTGGCGTATTTACACTCCGATATCGATACGGTTGAACGTGTAAAAATCATTCATGAATTACGCACAGGTGTACATGATGTTTTAGTCGGTATCAATTTATTGCGTGAAGGTTTAGATATGCCTGAAGTGTCACTTGTGGCAATTTTTGATGCAGATAAAGAAGGTTTTTTACGTTCAGAACGTTCATTGATTCAAACCATTGGACGAGCAGCACGCCATGTGAAAGGTAAAGCGATTTTATATGCCGATACTATTACCAATTCTATGCAAAAAGCGATTGATGAAACCGAAAGACGGCGTAAAAAACAAATTGAATTTAATGAGTTGCATGGTATTACGCCACGCAGTGCGATGCGTCAAGCTATTCAAGAATTAGATACAGGTGAAGATTTAGCCGAAAAAGAACATTTACAACAAGCTCAAACTGCCTATCTTGATGAATTATCGAGTAAAAAAGTGAAAAGTACGCCTGAACTTTCCGCAGATGAACAACATTTACTCTCTAATCCAAAACTATTAGCCAAACATATTAATAAGTTAGAGAAAGAAATGTTTAAAGCATCTAAAAATTTAGAGTTTGAAAAAGCAGGACGTTTGCGTGATGAAATGTTGGCGTTAAAAGAAAAATTGTTGATGAGCGGATAA
- a CDS encoding transglutaminaseTgpA domain-containing protein — translation MDRSIQLCLLMVLSCITIAQISYLPYSLSALFISIFSFLTWQYYRKKFTYYRYLQLGVFVIGLALILFQFKTIVGVEAGVSFLTLCLLAKSFELKQKRDLLIIFNFALFVSASLFLHSQSFLMTLAVLWCVIACLTGLYRLQTYEFLKQANKQPAIKQDIKQIIKFIGFAIPFFIILFIFFPRFPPFWAIPIPENKAKTGLSDSMSPGDIAELSQSSALAFRIIGDMQQLPPRSQLYWRAMVLDMYDGTTWTRQPIQRPVDIRKFANRDVMYYQYLTADPNQQWLVSLEKSVPATRGYRLYNDGSIVPFRPAQITQPIDFAWLKNNKASDFDDQPIGDTNQKFIIPLDLKSQALAQQLWQQSGQQPEQYVQNVLNWYKKEQFTYTLKPPLLGEHRVDDFLFQSKQGFCEHYASSFSMMMRYVGIPARVVIGYQGGQLAPDGKSWEVRQLDAHAWTEVWLNQQWVRIDPTAVIAPNRIDDGMQDFLESAPDTLGTGTFGYHQFNMLRQLQVWSDYASYQWQSKVVGYDVDSQKSFLGKLGLTSTQHFIWILIAGIFVLSMVYWYWLYWQKQRQYSIYQLQIMRLNRQLPSALQQQTGESFAMWIKRIQTEPHECFIQVVELYQRVHYAEQKNANDEKRFVKLMKECASILKSQKNT, via the coding sequence GTGGATCGTTCTATTCAGTTATGTTTATTAATGGTATTATCCTGTATTACCATTGCTCAAATTAGTTATTTACCCTATAGCTTAAGTGCTTTATTTATTTCCATTTTCTCATTTTTAACATGGCAATATTACCGTAAAAAATTTACCTATTATCGTTATTTACAATTAGGCGTATTTGTTATTGGATTGGCACTTATTTTATTCCAATTCAAAACCATTGTAGGTGTAGAAGCTGGTGTTTCTTTTTTAACCCTGTGCCTATTGGCTAAAAGTTTTGAATTAAAACAAAAACGTGATTTATTGATTATCTTCAATTTTGCTTTATTTGTTAGTGCAAGTTTATTTTTACATAGTCAATCATTCTTAATGACACTCGCTGTTTTATGGTGTGTCATTGCCTGCTTGACAGGTTTATACCGTTTACAAACTTATGAATTTTTAAAACAAGCCAACAAGCAACCTGCTATTAAACAAGATATTAAACAAATTATTAAATTTATTGGCTTTGCTATCCCATTTTTTATCATACTATTTATCTTTTTTCCACGTTTCCCTCCATTTTGGGCGATTCCTATTCCTGAGAATAAAGCAAAAACAGGTTTAAGCGACAGTATGTCTCCTGGTGATATTGCAGAATTATCACAATCATCGGCTTTAGCCTTTCGTATTATTGGCGATATGCAACAATTACCACCACGTTCACAACTCTATTGGCGTGCAATGGTGCTAGACATGTATGATGGCACTACATGGACACGTCAGCCTATACAACGCCCTGTTGATATACGCAAATTTGCTAATCGAGATGTGATGTATTATCAATATTTAACGGCTGACCCAAATCAACAATGGCTTGTATCTTTAGAAAAATCTGTACCTGCTACACGTGGTTATCGTTTGTACAATGATGGTAGTATTGTACCATTTCGTCCAGCTCAAATTACTCAACCGATTGATTTTGCTTGGCTCAAAAATAATAAAGCAAGTGATTTTGATGACCAACCTATTGGAGATACCAACCAAAAATTTATCATTCCATTAGATTTAAAATCACAAGCATTAGCACAGCAATTATGGCAACAAAGCGGACAACAGCCTGAACAATATGTGCAAAATGTGTTAAATTGGTATAAAAAAGAGCAATTTACTTATACACTTAAACCGCCTTTATTGGGTGAACATCGTGTTGATGACTTTTTATTCCAATCCAAACAAGGCTTTTGTGAACATTATGCTTCAAGTTTTAGTATGATGATGCGTTATGTGGGTATTCCTGCACGTGTTGTCATCGGTTATCAAGGTGGACAACTCGCACCAGATGGCAAAAGTTGGGAAGTTCGTCAGCTTGATGCCCATGCTTGGACAGAAGTTTGGCTCAATCAACAATGGGTACGTATTGACCCAACTGCTGTAATTGCACCTAATCGTATCGATGACGGTATGCAAGACTTTTTAGAATCAGCTCCTGATACTTTAGGCACAGGTACGTTTGGTTATCATCAGTTTAATATGTTACGTCAATTACAAGTTTGGAGTGATTATGCAAGCTATCAATGGCAAAGTAAAGTTGTTGGTTATGATGTGGATTCTCAAAAGAGTTTCTTAGGAAAATTAGGTTTAACATCTACACAACACTTTATTTGGATATTGATTGCAGGGATTTTTGTGTTAAGCATGGTATATTGGTATTGGCTCTATTGGCAAAAACAACGTCAATACAGTATTTATCAGTTACAAATTATGCGTTTAAATCGCCAATTACCTTCAGCTTTACAACAACAAACAGGGGAAAGTTTTGCAATGTGGATAAAACGTATTCAAACTGAGCCTCACGAATGTTTTATCCAAGTTGTTGAGCTTTATCAGCGTGTACATTATGCAGAACAAAAAAATGCTAATGATGAAAAACGATTTGTAAAATTGATGAAAGAGTGTGCAAGCATATTAAAATCACAAAAAAATACTTGA